One segment of Streptomyces sp. XD-27 DNA contains the following:
- a CDS encoding holin, with amino-acid sequence MANKVERKVTWATLGGLAAGAAVTLLNATVGDAELMGSLPSALQYAITLVAPPLITFLSGYAAPHTPRPADASS; translated from the coding sequence ATGGCCAACAAGGTGGAGCGCAAGGTCACATGGGCAACGCTCGGCGGTCTCGCCGCCGGCGCCGCCGTCACCCTGCTGAACGCGACCGTCGGCGACGCGGAGCTGATGGGTTCGCTGCCCTCGGCGCTCCAGTACGCCATCACCCTCGTCGCGCCGCCGCTGATCACCTTCCTCAGCGGCTACGCCGCCCCGCACACGCCTCGCCCGGCCGACGCGTCGAGCTGA
- a CDS encoding Rmf/CrpP fold protein, with the protein MRAHQAGYAAARASRPPTDCPHPADSPLRLAWVRGYVKGQVPSDT; encoded by the coding sequence ATGCGCGCACACCAGGCCGGATACGCCGCCGCACGCGCCAGCCGGCCGCCGACCGACTGCCCGCACCCCGCTGACTCGCCGCTGCGCCTGGCGTGGGTGCGAGGCTACGTGAAAGGCCAAGTCCCCAGCGATACCTAA
- a CDS encoding terminase family protein, with protein MAAPLPLSDKQLHSIRASFGARISCWHGSVRSGKTIASLLAFLISVRRAPATGLILLCGRSLQTIERNIIEPLQDPELFGSDVAAEVRHTRGATVASILGRTVHLIGASDARAEGRLRGATASVAYVDEATLVPEAFWTQLLARLSVPGARLLATTNPDGPRHWLKTGYLDRAGELDLADFHFRLADNPSLSPRTSQR; from the coding sequence ATGGCCGCGCCTCTTCCCCTGTCCGACAAGCAACTGCACTCGATCCGCGCCTCGTTCGGCGCCCGCATCTCCTGCTGGCACGGCAGCGTTCGGTCGGGAAAGACCATCGCGAGCCTGCTCGCGTTCCTCATCTCCGTACGGCGCGCACCGGCAACCGGCTTGATCCTGCTGTGCGGGCGCAGCTTGCAGACGATCGAGCGCAACATCATCGAGCCGTTGCAAGACCCCGAGCTGTTCGGCTCGGACGTGGCCGCGGAGGTCCGGCACACCCGCGGCGCCACCGTGGCGAGCATCCTCGGCCGTACGGTCCATCTGATCGGTGCCTCGGACGCCCGCGCGGAGGGCAGGCTGCGCGGCGCCACCGCCTCAGTCGCCTACGTCGACGAGGCCACCCTCGTGCCCGAGGCGTTTTGGACGCAGCTACTCGCCCGCCTGTCCGTGCCTGGGGCGCGGCTGCTGGCGACCACCAATCCCGACGGGCCTCGGCACTGGCTCAAGACCGGGTACCTGGACCGCGCGGGCGAGCTCGACCTCGCCGACTTTCACTTCCGCCTAGCCGACAACCCCTCGCTATCCCCGCGTACGTCGCAGCGCTGA
- a CDS encoding MazG-like family protein: MTMPYEEGREQGSPWDTVDRLVAWLDGSSSAPPEQERLLRLMKVSEEVGEVAQAVIGVTGQNPRKGVTHSWDDVHAELCDVIVTAMVALASLTPEARQVFAAHLRRVAERC, encoded by the coding sequence ATGACCATGCCATATGAAGAAGGCCGGGAACAGGGCAGCCCCTGGGACACCGTCGACCGGCTCGTCGCCTGGCTGGACGGCAGCAGCTCCGCCCCGCCGGAGCAGGAGCGGCTGCTGCGCCTGATGAAGGTGTCCGAGGAGGTGGGGGAGGTGGCCCAGGCCGTGATCGGGGTGACCGGTCAGAACCCCCGCAAAGGGGTCACGCACTCCTGGGACGACGTCCACGCCGAGCTGTGCGACGTCATCGTCACGGCGATGGTCGCCCTGGCGTCCCTCACCCCGGAGGCACGCCAGGTCTTCGCCGCCCATCTGCGGCGCGTCGCCGAGCGCTGCTAG
- a CDS encoding bifunctional 2-polyprenyl-6-hydroxyphenol methylase/3-demethylubiquinol 3-O-methyltransferase UbiG, with product MTSIEGERSGRAEREYAPAAGAQPYYAEAAEALAEQYESVTFEDVHGEVRHLLPHAPARVADIGSGTGRDAAALARRGYDVVAVEPVAELRRVAQRLHAEEPIAWLEDSLPGLARLSGPFDLILLSAVWMHMDQRERGDAMPRLCELLAPGGRLVVSLRHGPPPEGRRMFDVPADETTALAERHGLRTVYVGHGPDHLGRGDVHWTELVLERPA from the coding sequence ATGACGAGCATCGAGGGCGAGCGGAGCGGGCGGGCGGAACGTGAGTACGCGCCCGCCGCCGGCGCGCAGCCGTACTACGCCGAGGCGGCGGAGGCGCTGGCCGAGCAGTACGAGAGCGTGACGTTCGAGGACGTCCATGGCGAGGTGCGGCACCTGCTGCCCCACGCCCCGGCGCGGGTCGCCGACATCGGGTCGGGCACCGGCCGGGACGCGGCCGCGCTGGCCCGGCGCGGGTACGACGTCGTGGCCGTCGAGCCGGTCGCGGAACTGCGGCGGGTGGCACAGCGGCTGCACGCCGAGGAGCCGATCGCGTGGCTGGAGGATTCCCTGCCGGGGCTGGCCCGTCTCTCGGGGCCCTTCGACCTGATCCTCCTCTCTGCGGTGTGGATGCACATGGACCAGCGCGAGCGTGGCGATGCCATGCCGCGGCTGTGCGAACTGCTGGCCCCGGGCGGCCGTTTGGTCGTCTCCTTGCGGCACGGTCCGCCGCCCGAGGGTCGGCGGATGTTCGACGTGCCCGCCGACGAGACCACCGCGCTCGCAGAACGCCACGGGCTGCGCACGGTCTACGTCGGCCATGGTCCCGACCACCTCGGCCGGGGCGACGTGCACTGGACCGAGCTGGTCCTCGAGCGGCCGGCATAG
- a CDS encoding terminase: MIDGAWVIAEGAVFDMYDEQQHVVHELPAMRRHWVGIDYGTSNPFSAILLGLGDDDRLYAVAEWRYDSRARRRQMTDAQYSAAVRRWLDGLGVVPEWTFIDPSAASYSAQLWSDGHPGVARADNSVLDGIRSVSNALDGGLLYVHRSCEGLLGELPGYAWSEEAAARGEDRPIKANDHSVDALRYAVHSIAHEWRHLLAQAA; encoded by the coding sequence ATGATCGACGGCGCATGGGTGATCGCCGAGGGTGCGGTATTCGACATGTACGACGAGCAGCAGCACGTCGTCCACGAGCTGCCCGCGATGCGCCGCCATTGGGTGGGCATTGACTACGGCACGAGCAACCCGTTCTCCGCGATCCTGCTCGGGCTCGGCGACGACGACCGCCTGTACGCGGTCGCCGAGTGGCGGTACGACTCCCGCGCCCGCCGCCGCCAGATGACCGACGCGCAGTACTCCGCCGCGGTCCGCCGGTGGCTCGACGGGCTCGGCGTCGTCCCCGAGTGGACGTTCATCGACCCGAGCGCGGCGAGCTACTCGGCACAGCTGTGGAGCGACGGGCACCCCGGCGTCGCCCGTGCCGATAACTCTGTGCTCGACGGCATCCGCAGCGTGTCGAACGCGCTCGACGGGGGCCTGCTGTACGTGCACCGGTCATGCGAGGGGCTCCTCGGCGAACTGCCGGGCTACGCGTGGTCAGAAGAGGCCGCCGCCCGCGGCGAGGACCGGCCCATCAAGGCGAACGATCACTCGGTCGACGCCCTGCGGTACGCCGTTCACTCCATCGCGCATGAGTGGCGCCACCTGCTGGCTCAAGCCGCGTAA
- a CDS encoding mucin-2 produces the protein MTWFKIDDSAHMHPKFIAAGNAALGLWLRCGAFCAQHLTEGTVPGTVAKQYGTAPQARKLVAVGLWHERGHDCPRCAQPEAGDYVVHDYFEAGRNSTRAQVEANRVAAAERKAKSRTRGNATRIGDESPTNRARNERGSSPNGERNAPSFPDGSAGQEGVSQRDTVDGVTGSQASTKPYPSTSYGSRGQQASPDEPRIAEPVRPLVDAMTAARMVVSWELGPAEWVLLQALIERCGVQVLVDHAGSAWQGARTRPRSARYFLPGWRSLPAMPPRAADSTGRGSNVVALHGSRPSTTDQRVREGLDLAARLREQEAAQ, from the coding sequence GTGACGTGGTTCAAGATCGACGACAGCGCGCACATGCACCCGAAGTTCATCGCCGCGGGGAACGCCGCGCTCGGTCTGTGGCTGCGCTGCGGCGCGTTCTGCGCGCAGCACCTCACTGAGGGCACCGTGCCCGGCACCGTCGCCAAGCAGTACGGCACCGCCCCGCAGGCCCGCAAGCTCGTCGCGGTCGGGCTGTGGCACGAGCGGGGGCACGACTGCCCCAGGTGCGCGCAGCCCGAGGCCGGCGACTACGTCGTGCACGACTATTTCGAGGCCGGCCGCAACAGCACCCGGGCCCAGGTCGAGGCCAACCGCGTCGCCGCCGCGGAGCGCAAGGCCAAGAGCCGAACGCGCGGAAATGCGACCCGAATCGGCGACGAATCGCCGACGAATCGTGCGCGAAACGAGCGCGGATCGTCGCCGAACGGCGAGCGAAACGCACCCTCGTTTCCGGACGGAAGCGCAGGTCAAGAGGGGGTGTCACAGCGTGACACCGTGGATGGCGTCACAGGCTCCCAAGCCAGCACCAAGCCTTACCCCTCTACTTCCTACGGAAGTAGAGGACAACAAGCTAGCCCGGACGAACCGCGGATCGCCGAGCCCGTACGGCCTCTCGTCGACGCCATGACCGCCGCGCGCATGGTCGTCTCGTGGGAGCTCGGGCCGGCCGAGTGGGTGCTGCTGCAAGCCCTGATCGAGCGTTGTGGCGTGCAGGTCCTCGTCGACCACGCTGGCAGCGCATGGCAGGGCGCCCGGACCCGGCCGCGCAGTGCCCGGTACTTCCTGCCCGGCTGGCGCTCCCTTCCCGCCATGCCGCCCCGCGCCGCCGACTCAACCGGCCGCGGCTCGAACGTCGTTGCTCTGCACGGCTCGCGCCCCTCGACGACCGATCAGCGCGTACGCGAGGGCCTCGACCTCGCCGCCCGACTGCGTGAACAGGAGGCTGCCCAGTGA
- a CDS encoding SDR family oxidoreductase, with protein sequence MSQVNILSKVAVVTGAGSGIGRAVAVELAEAGWSVALAGRRAEPLAETARLAGAGALPVPADVARPAEVDALFAAVRDRFGRLDLLFNNAGGFGPRVPVEELAYEDWQAVVDTNLTGAFLCAQAAFRMMRAQDPRGGRIINNGSVSAHAPRPHSIAYTATKHAVTGLTKSLSLDGRAYGIACGQIDIGNAATDMTERMSTGALQADGRIAAEPVMDVADVARTVRHMASLPLEANVQFATVMATTMPYIGRG encoded by the coding sequence ATGAGCCAGGTCAACATTTTGTCGAAGGTCGCGGTCGTGACCGGCGCGGGCTCGGGGATCGGCCGGGCGGTGGCCGTGGAACTCGCCGAGGCGGGCTGGTCCGTGGCGCTGGCCGGCCGCCGGGCGGAACCGCTCGCCGAGACCGCGCGGCTGGCGGGCGCGGGCGCGCTGCCGGTACCGGCGGACGTCGCCCGGCCCGCCGAGGTGGACGCGCTGTTCGCCGCGGTACGGGACCGCTTCGGCCGCCTGGACCTGCTGTTCAACAACGCGGGCGGCTTCGGGCCGCGGGTCCCGGTGGAGGAGCTGGCGTACGAGGACTGGCAGGCGGTGGTCGACACCAACCTCACCGGGGCGTTCCTGTGCGCGCAGGCCGCGTTCCGGATGATGCGGGCCCAGGATCCACGGGGCGGGCGCATCATCAACAACGGCTCCGTCTCCGCCCATGCGCCCCGGCCGCACAGCATCGCGTACACGGCGACGAAGCACGCGGTGACGGGCCTGACGAAGTCGCTGTCGCTGGACGGCCGCGCGTACGGCATCGCCTGCGGACAGATCGACATCGGCAACGCGGCGACGGACATGACGGAGAGGATGAGCACGGGCGCCCTCCAGGCCGACGGGCGGATCGCGGCGGAGCCGGTGATGGACGTGGCGGACGTGGCACGCACGGTCCGCCATATGGCGTCGCTGCCGCTGGAGGCGAACGTGCAGTTCGCGACGGTGATGGCGACGACGATGCCGTACATCGGGCGGGGCTGA
- a CDS encoding recombinase RecT yields the protein MSTNLAERVANRRNSPARQPAHRGAAAQQPNLVQFVQSMRGEIARALPARVASPERIARIALTELRRVEHLAECTQESFGGALMTCAQLGLEPGGALGEAYLLPFWSKKARAYEVQLVIGYQGMIRLFWQHPAAAGLAAHAVYENDEFEFEYGLAPVLRHKPARSNRGRPTHYYAVATMANGGSAFVVMSVEEVEAIRQRSKSRDSGPWSTDYDAMACKTVIRQLFKLLPKSPELARAVAHDEGVRRDTSPEGLDVPPDYIEGEVVEQQPAAATGQGVVEDVPAEFVGWPEAAEPAAAEAAAP from the coding sequence GTGAGCACCAATCTTGCCGAGCGCGTCGCGAACCGTCGCAACTCCCCCGCCCGCCAGCCTGCCCACCGCGGCGCCGCCGCGCAGCAGCCCAACCTCGTGCAGTTCGTGCAGTCCATGCGCGGCGAGATCGCCCGCGCGCTGCCCGCGCGCGTCGCCAGCCCCGAGCGCATCGCCCGTATAGCCCTTACCGAGCTGCGCAGGGTCGAGCACCTCGCCGAGTGCACGCAAGAGTCGTTCGGCGGCGCGCTGATGACCTGCGCGCAGCTCGGCCTCGAACCGGGCGGCGCGCTCGGCGAGGCGTACCTGCTCCCCTTCTGGTCGAAGAAGGCGCGGGCGTATGAGGTGCAGCTCGTCATCGGCTATCAGGGCATGATCCGCCTGTTCTGGCAGCATCCTGCCGCCGCGGGACTCGCCGCGCACGCGGTGTACGAGAACGACGAGTTCGAGTTCGAGTACGGTCTCGCCCCGGTCCTGCGGCACAAGCCGGCCCGGTCCAACCGCGGGCGCCCGACGCACTATTACGCCGTCGCGACCATGGCGAACGGGGGCTCGGCGTTCGTCGTGATGAGCGTCGAGGAAGTCGAGGCCATCCGGCAGCGCAGCAAGTCGCGCGACTCCGGCCCGTGGTCGACGGACTACGACGCGATGGCCTGTAAGACCGTGATCCGACAGCTTTTCAAGCTGCTGCCGAAGTCGCCCGAGCTCGCCCGCGCGGTCGCCCACGACGAGGGCGTGCGGCGCGATACCTCGCCCGAGGGGCTCGACGTTCCGCCGGACTACATCGAGGGCGAGGTCGTCGAGCAGCAGCCCGCCGCGGCCACCGGGCAGGGCGTGGTCGAGGACGTGCCCGCGGAGTTCGTCGGCTGGCCCGAGGCCGCCGAGCCGGCCGCCGCGGAGGCTGCCGCGCCGTGA
- a CDS encoding phage portal protein, producing MRVDDAWYSGDPQRLAEVYQLQQHREDGRRRLWARRRQQQPGKRDGRLHIPLAGDIATASADLLFSEPPTFTVEDTATQDRLADLVEAGGIANTLLEAAEVAAALGGVFLRITWDASLAPRPLLTAVHADAAVPEFRFGQLVAVTFWHELASDSATVWRHLERHEVGRILHGLYQGSPDRLGTRVPITEHPEVAALADSLGPEGDAIETGIAELTAAYVPNVRPNRRHRGSPFGRSDYAAPLHDLMDALDETWSSWLRDIRLARARLIVPDGYLRDHGPGRGASFDDDREIWAPLNIPPTEQGAGITLSQFAIRVAEHQSTADSIVQQAVRSAGYSAQTFGLGDQGGAVTATEIKARERRSMITRDKKSRYWQPALADMLHVLLMLDRALFTPGLVPERPRITFGDSVSEDPTTTAQTLSLLQQAQAVSTDTKVRALHPDWDDTAVQEEVDRILTETGQAVPDPMQSGALV from the coding sequence ATGCGTGTGGATGACGCCTGGTACTCCGGTGACCCGCAGCGCCTTGCCGAGGTCTACCAGCTCCAGCAGCACCGCGAGGACGGGCGGCGCCGGCTGTGGGCACGCCGCCGCCAGCAGCAGCCCGGTAAGCGCGACGGCCGGCTGCACATCCCGCTCGCCGGCGACATCGCCACCGCGAGCGCCGACCTGTTGTTCAGCGAGCCGCCGACGTTCACTGTCGAGGACACCGCCACGCAGGACCGGCTCGCTGACCTCGTCGAGGCCGGCGGCATCGCGAACACGCTGCTCGAAGCGGCCGAGGTCGCCGCCGCGCTCGGTGGCGTGTTCCTACGCATCACATGGGATGCGTCGCTCGCCCCGCGCCCGCTGCTTACCGCCGTGCACGCCGATGCGGCCGTGCCTGAGTTCCGGTTCGGGCAGCTCGTCGCCGTCACCTTCTGGCACGAGCTCGCCTCGGACTCCGCCACCGTGTGGCGCCACCTCGAACGGCATGAGGTCGGCCGCATCCTGCACGGTCTCTACCAGGGCAGCCCGGATCGGCTCGGCACCCGCGTGCCGATCACCGAGCACCCCGAGGTTGCCGCCCTCGCCGACTCGCTCGGCCCCGAGGGCGACGCGATCGAGACTGGCATTGCCGAGCTCACCGCCGCCTACGTCCCCAACGTCCGACCCAACCGCAGGCATCGCGGATCGCCGTTCGGACGCTCGGACTACGCCGCCCCGCTCCATGACCTCATGGACGCACTCGACGAGACATGGTCGTCATGGCTGCGCGACATCCGTCTCGCCCGCGCCCGCCTGATCGTGCCCGACGGGTACCTGCGCGACCACGGACCGGGCAGGGGCGCGAGCTTCGACGACGACCGGGAAATCTGGGCGCCGCTGAACATCCCGCCGACCGAGCAGGGCGCGGGCATCACCTTGTCTCAGTTCGCGATCAGGGTCGCCGAGCACCAGTCGACGGCCGACTCGATCGTGCAGCAGGCCGTGCGGTCCGCCGGATACTCGGCGCAGACGTTCGGCCTCGGCGACCAGGGCGGCGCCGTCACCGCGACCGAGATCAAGGCGCGCGAGCGCCGCTCGATGATCACCCGCGACAAGAAGTCGCGTTACTGGCAGCCCGCGCTCGCCGACATGCTGCACGTCCTGCTCATGCTCGACCGTGCCCTGTTCACCCCGGGCCTTGTGCCCGAGCGCCCGCGGATCACCTTCGGCGACTCCGTCAGCGAGGACCCGACGACCACCGCGCAGACCCTTTCGCTGCTCCAGCAAGCGCAGGCCGTAAGCACCGACACCAAGGTGCGCGCCCTGCATCCGGACTGGGACGACACCGCAGTGCAGGAAGAGGTCGACCGCATCCTGACCGAGACCGGCCAGGCCGTGCCGGACCCCATGCAGTCCGGCGCTCTCGTCTAG
- a CDS encoding DNA-binding protein: protein MIEVEPDESPHLTVKQLAKRWHTTPQAIYMMRHRRKAPRGFKRGREVLFPLADVAQHEAAAQADDPKSNPDLDPTRIAPESARPRRRRMTRRSLAA, encoded by the coding sequence ATGATCGAAGTCGAGCCGGATGAGTCTCCGCATCTCACCGTCAAGCAGCTCGCCAAGCGGTGGCACACCACACCGCAGGCGATCTACATGATGCGCCACCGCAGGAAGGCCCCTCGCGGTTTCAAGCGTGGCCGGGAGGTGCTGTTCCCCCTCGCGGATGTCGCGCAGCACGAGGCCGCCGCTCAGGCCGATGACCCGAAGTCGAATCCGGACCTGGACCCCACCCGCATCGCCCCTGAGTCTGCGAGGCCGAGGCGCCGCCGTATGACGCGGCGCTCCCTCGCGGCTTGA
- a CDS encoding phage minor capsid protein, whose protein sequence is MPIHPGMVEDLSAGVRDLYADAEQRLLGIVARRLAEGFEAPGWATNKLRDIQALRRAAQGVVDALGSAMQLEVFDAVAEAYSIGARAGLAELGAGHDDDLRRIAETTPNTRAVDRLAAETIDLVTQTHRGILRGIEDGYRQVIAEVAGTPLLGVDTRRQATQRAMERFSDQGLRTFVDKGGRAWQMTSYAEMATRTAVGRAAVEAHGDRLRAAGLDLVIVSNAPHECPLCKPFEGQVLSLDGPDGARTVEVEHAAVDGETVRVKILGTVDEARRRGLQHPNCRHSLSAYLPGITRAPVEHSEDPHGYVASQRQRAIERGIRKWKNRAASAVTPEGKRAAEARVRAWQKRQREHLAAHPELIRRREREQPGAGNLPRVPARRDAPAPRPARARTRTRPRASAPATRTPCPR, encoded by the coding sequence ATGCCGATTCACCCCGGGATGGTCGAGGACCTCTCGGCCGGCGTGCGTGACCTGTACGCGGACGCCGAGCAGCGGCTGCTCGGCATCGTCGCTCGGCGGCTCGCCGAAGGATTCGAGGCCCCGGGGTGGGCCACTAACAAACTCCGCGACATTCAGGCCCTGCGCCGCGCCGCGCAGGGCGTCGTCGACGCGCTCGGCTCCGCCATGCAGTTGGAGGTGTTCGACGCCGTCGCCGAGGCGTACAGCATCGGCGCCCGTGCAGGGCTCGCCGAGCTCGGCGCCGGGCACGACGACGACCTGCGCCGCATCGCCGAGACCACTCCGAACACGAGGGCGGTCGACCGGCTCGCCGCCGAGACCATCGACCTCGTCACGCAGACCCACCGAGGCATTCTGCGCGGCATCGAGGACGGGTACCGGCAGGTGATCGCCGAGGTAGCCGGTACGCCACTGCTCGGCGTCGACACCCGCCGGCAGGCGACGCAGCGCGCCATGGAGCGGTTCAGCGACCAAGGTCTGCGGACGTTCGTCGACAAGGGCGGGCGCGCGTGGCAGATGACCTCTTACGCCGAGATGGCGACGCGGACGGCGGTCGGCAGGGCTGCGGTCGAAGCGCACGGCGACCGGCTGCGCGCCGCTGGCCTCGACCTCGTGATCGTCTCCAACGCCCCGCACGAGTGCCCGCTCTGCAAACCGTTCGAGGGCCAGGTGCTGAGTCTCGATGGGCCCGACGGCGCCCGCACGGTCGAGGTCGAGCACGCCGCCGTCGACGGTGAGACCGTGCGCGTGAAAATCCTCGGTACGGTCGACGAGGCGCGGCGCCGCGGACTCCAGCACCCCAACTGCCGCCACTCGTTGAGTGCCTACCTTCCCGGGATCACCCGGGCTCCGGTCGAGCACTCCGAGGACCCTCACGGCTACGTAGCATCACAGCGCCAGCGCGCAATCGAGCGCGGCATCCGCAAGTGGAAGAACCGGGCCGCCTCGGCTGTGACTCCCGAGGGCAAGCGCGCGGCCGAGGCACGCGTGCGTGCCTGGCAGAAGAGGCAGCGCGAGCACCTCGCCGCGCACCCCGAACTCATCCGGCGGCGCGAGCGCGAGCAGCCCGGCGCCGGCAACCTCCCCCGAGTACCGGCACGGCGGGACGCCCCGGCACCCCGACCGGCCCGGGCTCGGACCCGTACGAGGCCGCGCGCGTCCGCTCCGGCGACGCGCACACCCTGCCCGAGATGA
- a CDS encoding major capsid protein, producing the protein MAITLAEAKLNTLDDIDLTVIDEFRKSSWLLDNLQFDQAVNPAGGGATLTYGYTRLVAERGAAFRPYNTEYEVAEAKRARYSVDLVPLGGAFEVDRVLASLGPAATNEVELQMGQTIKAANAFFSDQVINGQRVPTPNGETGFDGLDVALAGSSTELGADTVHDWTGEALADDRARANDALDLLDEFLGLLDGTPSAILGNKQTILRVKSLARRAGYYTRSEDAFGRTIDGYNGIPLIDLGAKAGTNDPVIPWRSGSSRTARPRRVRACRTCTPCGSGWMASMA; encoded by the coding sequence ATGGCGATCACCCTCGCCGAGGCCAAACTGAACACTCTCGATGACATCGACCTCACGGTGATCGACGAGTTCCGCAAGTCGTCCTGGCTGCTCGACAATCTCCAGTTCGACCAGGCCGTGAACCCTGCCGGGGGCGGCGCGACCCTGACCTACGGATACACACGGCTCGTCGCCGAGCGCGGCGCGGCTTTCCGCCCCTACAACACCGAGTACGAGGTCGCCGAGGCCAAACGTGCCCGCTACTCCGTCGACCTGGTGCCGCTCGGCGGCGCGTTCGAGGTCGACCGCGTGCTCGCCAGCCTCGGACCCGCCGCTACCAACGAGGTCGAGCTGCAAATGGGGCAGACCATCAAGGCCGCTAACGCGTTCTTCTCCGACCAGGTGATCAACGGGCAGCGCGTGCCGACGCCGAACGGCGAGACGGGATTCGACGGGCTCGACGTCGCCCTCGCCGGCAGCTCAACCGAGCTCGGCGCCGACACGGTCCACGACTGGACCGGCGAGGCCCTCGCAGATGACCGCGCGCGGGCAAACGACGCGCTCGACCTGCTCGACGAGTTCCTCGGCCTCCTCGACGGCACCCCGTCCGCGATCCTGGGCAACAAGCAGACCATCCTGCGTGTGAAGTCCCTCGCGCGCCGCGCGGGCTACTACACCCGCAGCGAGGACGCGTTCGGCCGCACGATCGACGGATACAACGGCATCCCGCTCATCGACCTCGGCGCCAAGGCCGGCACCAACGACCCCGTGATCCCCTGGAGGAGCGGCAGTTCGAGGACAGCGAGGCCGCGTCGGGTACGGGCCTGTCGGACCTGTACGCCGTGCGGCTCGGGCTGGATGGCTTCCATGGCGTGA
- a CDS encoding HNH endonuclease signature motif containing protein: MPCDWTDRFLARVTDTERGCWEWTGTRDRNGYGLMCIDGRRRSVHRIAYEAVRGPIPVDLEIDHLCRTRACANPDHLEAVPHRINVLRGVSFAARKARQTHCVNGHRLDAVTIYRAPNGTRKCRICRTAANERYRRRRRGVACAAA; this comes from the coding sequence ATGCCGTGCGACTGGACCGACCGTTTCCTCGCCCGCGTCACCGACACCGAGCGTGGCTGCTGGGAGTGGACCGGCACCCGCGACAGGAACGGGTACGGACTGATGTGCATTGACGGCCGTCGTCGCTCCGTACACCGCATCGCGTACGAGGCCGTGCGCGGGCCGATACCGGTCGACTTGGAGATCGACCACCTGTGCCGCACGAGGGCGTGCGCGAATCCTGACCACCTCGAAGCCGTGCCGCACCGGATCAACGTGCTGCGTGGTGTCTCTTTCGCCGCCCGCAAGGCACGGCAGACGCATTGCGTCAACGGCCACCGGCTCGACGCTGTCACTATCTACCGCGCGCCCAACGGCACCCGGAAGTGCCGCATTTGCCGCACAGCGGCGAATGAGCGATACCGACGTCGCCGCCGGGGGGTGGCCTGTGCCGCTGCCTGA
- a CDS encoding YqaJ viral recombinase family protein, which produces MTPTGVVVAPPSLDRKQWLAARRTGVGGSEVAAVLGMSRYASSLEVYLDKVGEMPLDWPQSPELAEAAFWGLAHEPTIAAEFARRTGLRVVEGPGMLANVERRWMLANVDRYVLDEGESTPSSLLEIKTRSAFQLDEWLLGVPDQPALQTHWYLAVTGYAHAHVAALLGGNRLIIHRVERDEQLVEHLVQLVGDFWQCVQDRTPPPVDGSEATEELLGHLYKVKTDAVTVADPAEVLPLLERRRELKARAARTADELREVDNQLKATAGEAEVVKVQGTVAYTYRQNGPLAAKRFAAAHPDLARQYMHRVDALDTKRLAAEHPDEFRAHRARRLVVPEESTAA; this is translated from the coding sequence ATGACGCCGACCGGTGTCGTCGTCGCCCCGCCGAGTCTCGACCGTAAGCAGTGGCTCGCCGCGCGCCGTACAGGGGTTGGCGGGTCCGAGGTCGCCGCGGTGCTGGGCATGAGCAGGTACGCCTCGTCGCTTGAGGTCTACCTCGACAAGGTCGGCGAGATGCCGCTCGACTGGCCGCAGTCGCCCGAGCTCGCCGAGGCTGCGTTCTGGGGCCTGGCGCACGAGCCGACGATCGCCGCCGAGTTCGCCCGGCGGACCGGTCTCCGCGTCGTCGAGGGCCCGGGGATGCTGGCGAACGTCGAACGTCGTTGGATGCTGGCGAACGTCGACCGGTACGTGCTCGACGAGGGCGAGTCGACGCCGTCGAGCCTGCTGGAGATCAAGACCCGGTCTGCGTTCCAGCTCGACGAGTGGCTGCTCGGCGTACCGGACCAGCCGGCCCTGCAAACGCACTGGTACCTCGCCGTGACCGGCTACGCGCACGCGCACGTCGCCGCGCTGCTCGGAGGTAACCGGCTGATCATTCACCGCGTCGAGCGCGACGAGCAGCTCGTCGAGCACCTCGTGCAGCTCGTCGGCGACTTCTGGCAGTGCGTGCAGGATCGGACGCCGCCGCCCGTCGACGGCTCCGAGGCGACCGAGGAACTGCTCGGCCACCTCTACAAGGTCAAGACGGACGCTGTGACCGTCGCCGATCCGGCCGAGGTCTTGCCGCTGCTGGAGCGCCGCCGCGAGCTCAAAGCGCGCGCGGCGAGGACCGCCGACGAGCTGCGCGAGGTCGACAACCAGTTGAAGGCCACGGCAGGCGAGGCCGAGGTCGTCAAGGTGCAGGGCACCGTCGCCTACACCTACCGGCAGAACGGCCCGCTTGCGGCGAAACGATTCGCCGCCGCGCACCCGGACCTCGCGCGCCAGTACATGCACCGCGTCGACGCGCTCGATACCAAGCGCCTCGCCGCCGAGCACCCCGACGAGTTCCGGGCGCACCGCGCCCGACGCCTCGTCGTTCCCGAGGAGAGCACCGCAGCGTGA